In a genomic window of Ipomoea triloba cultivar NCNSP0323 chromosome 3, ASM357664v1:
- the LOC116013690 gene encoding hexokinase-1: MGKLAVGAGVVCAAAVCVAAALVVRHHMRSSGRWAKTVALLKELEEKCGTPTGKLRQVADAMTVEMHAGLASEGGSKLKMLISYVDNLPSGDEEGLFYALDLGGTNFRVMRVQLGGKEKGVVNREFQEVSIPRHLMVGSSEALFDFIAHELAMFVKKEGEDFHIPPDKQRELGFTFSFPTRQTSIASGTLIKWTKGFNIEEVVGEDVVEELTKAMERAGLDMRVAALVNDTVGTLAGGRYNNPDAVAGVILGTGTNAAYVERANAIPKWHGLLPKSGEMVINTEWGNFRSSHLPLSDYDLGLDAESLNPGEQIYEKLISGMYLGEIVRRVLCKMAEEADFFGDTVPPKLKFPFILRTPDMSAMHHDTSADLKVVGNKLKDILEIPNSSLKMRKVVVEVCDIVATRAARLSAAGIVGILKKLGRDSSKAGENNKRSVVAVDGGLFEHYTKFRECMESTLKELLGEAAESLVIEHSNDGSGVGAALLAASHSQYLEADESLWSPAEAVAFPAE; the protein is encoded by the exons ATGGGCAAGTTGGCGGTGGGGGCTGGGGTGGTGTGCGCGGCGGCGGTGTGCGTCGCGGCGGCGCTTGTGGTGAGGCACCACATGAGGAGCTCCGGCCGGTGGGCCAAGACCGTGGCTTTACTGAAAGAGCTGGAGGAGAAGTGTGGGACGCCGACCGGCAAGCTCCGGCAAGTCGCCGACGCCATGACCGTCGAGATGCACGCCGGACTTGCATCTGAGGGTGGCAGCAAACTCAAGATGCTCATTTCCTACGTTGATAACCTCCCCTCTGG GGACGAAGAAGGCCTGTTTTATGCGTTAGACTTAGGTGGTACAAACTTTCGCGTCATGCGTGTGCAGTTGGGAGGGAAAGAGAAAGGCGTAGTTAATAGGGAATTTCAAGAAGTCTCAATTCCACGGCATTTGATGGTTGGATCATCCGAG GCACTGTTTGATTTTATTGCCCACGAGCTTGCAATGTTTGTCAAAAAAGAAGGCGAAGATTTTCACATTCCACCTGATAAACAAAGGGAATTGGGCTTCACCTTTTCATTCCCGACTAGACAAACCTCGATAGCATCAGGAACTCTTATAAAATGGACAAAGGGTTTTAACATCGAAGAAGTG GTTGGAGAAGATGTTGTAGAAGAGTTGACAAAAGCAATGGAAAGAGCTGGCCTTGATATGCGTGTGGCTGCTTTG GTCAACGATACTGTTGGAACATTAGCGGGAGGTCGATATAACAACCCTGATGCCGTTGCTGGAGTCATATTGGGTACAGGAACCAATGCTGCATATGTGGAGCGGGCAAATGCAATTCCAAAATGGCATGGTTTACTGCCTAAATCGGGAGAGATG GTTATCAACACTGAATGGGGTAATTTCCGATCATCTCATCTTCCATTATCGGACTATGATCTAGGTCTGGACGCCGAGAGCCTGAACCCTGGAGAGCAG ATATATGAGAAGCTAATTTCTGGCATGTATCTCGGAGAGATTGTCCGGAGAGTCTTGTGCAAAATGGCTGAAGAAGCCGACTTTTTTGGTGATACTGTCCCACCAAAGTTGAAATTTCCTTTCATTTTAAG GACTCCTGACATGTCTGCGATGCATCATGACACATCTGCTGATCTGAAGGTGGTTGGCAACAAACTAAAGGATATTTTGGAG ATACCAAACTCTTCCTTGAAAATGCGGAAAGTAGTGGTCGAGGTGTGCGACATTGTTGCGACTCGCGCAGCCCGCCTCTCGGCTGCAGGGATTGTAGGCATACTCAAGAAATTGGGGAGGGACAGTTCGAAGGCGGGGGAGAACAACAAGAGATCCGTCGTGGCAGTGGACGGAGGGCTGTTCGAGCACTACACCAAGTTCAGAGAGTGTATGGAGAGCACACTTAAAGAGCTGCTTGGGGAGGCGGCCGAGAGCCTCGTCATCGAGCACTCGAACGATGGCTCGGGCGTTGGAGCTGCGCTCTTGGCAGCCTCTCATTCGCAGTACCTCGAAGCCGATGAATCGCTTTGGTCGCCGGCCGAAGCAGTTGCATTTCCCGCAGAGTAA
- the LOC116012993 gene encoding receptor-like protein kinase 5 has protein sequence MSKLTPSSSSQINLKMCKLTSSSSTQINFIILTLLLFTLPFYGNSQPSISSERSILLQIKHHFSNPSNLSHWNSLSDHCTWPEITCGDGSVTGIQLTFLMLNQTIPPSICDLKNLTILDLNHNFIPGPFPVALYNCSDLEFLDLSYNYFNGSIPSDINQLSSRLMAFNLSSNFFTDGIPPAIGGLKQLKEVKFGATFLSGSFPPDIGDLLNLEILVLDNNAFAPQSIPSSFTQLKKLRNLWIKNSNLVGEIPENIGNMTALEFLALSGNSLSGSIPSNLFLLKNLTKVYLYVNKLSGPIPQSIEALNLYWIDFSNNTLTGKIPEDFGKLKKLEGLVLFKNQLSGEIPESIGRLPALWDVRLFTNNLSGVIPADFGKHSKLQTFDVSTNNLVGSLPEGLCDNKVLSSIIAFNNNLTGELPKSLGDCQTMGSVLVEKNQLSGTIPDGLWAARNLSRFLISDNLFTGELPQKIASNVSLVDISNNQFSGEIPAGVSSWNNVVNFKASNNLFTGEIPQELTALQQLSVLWLDGNQLSGNFPSEIISWKSLTSLKCSRNQLSGEIPSPLGLLPNLNELDLSGNQLSGEIPSAIGHLRLTSLNLSSNHLTGRIPGELENAAFDKSFLNNPGLCATTPSFGLSICKLNTKKLDSDLVRVIAILGSIAAALFLAAILFVVFVSRKKMEIKQGLVPNWKLTPFHRLSFTESNILPNLIEDNVIGSGGSGEVYLVPLHHTGEKFAVKRIWNCKKLDQQLEKEFQAEVHILGTIRHSNIVKLLCGISSEESELLVYEFLENRSLDLWLHPKRRSYVACPPHHQVLQWPTRLHIAIGAAEGLCYMHNNCSPPIVHRDVKSSNVLLDSEFKAKIADFGLARMLIKPGEANTVSTVAGSFGYIAPEYAHTAKVNEKTDVYSFGVILLELVTGREPNDGGTAELCLADWAFKHVQEGKPIADALDAGIKKPQYLDEMQSVFKLGIICTSKLPSTRPTMKEVLKILHCNHHSCIVSPLLKYSGSERTSESEDDDESKSMV, from the exons ATGTCGAAACTAaccccatcatcatcatcccaaATCAACCTCAAAATGTGCAAACTgacctcatcatcatcaacccAAATCAACTTCATCATCCTCACACTTTTACTCTTCACTTTGCCCTTTTATGGAAACAGCCAACCTAGTATCAGTTCAGAGAGATCAATTTTGCTTCAAATAAAGCACCATTTTTCTAATCCATCCAATCTTTCCCACTGGAATTCATTGTCGGATCATTGTACTTGGCCGGAGATCACCTGTGGAGATGGCTCCGTAACTGGAATCCAGCTCACCTTCCTAATGCTGAACCAAACCATACCACCATCCATATGTGACCTGAAAAACCTAACCATTCTTGATCTCAACCACAACTTCATCCCTGGACCTTTTCCTGTAGCTCTGTACAATTGTTCAGATCTTGAATTCTTGGATTTGTCTTACAACTACTTCAATGGCTCCATCCCCAGTGATATTAACCAGCTTTCTTCTCGGCTGATGGCTTTTAACCTCTCCTCAAACTTTTTCACTGATGGCATCCCACCAGCCATTGGAGGACTAAAGCAGTTAAAAGAGGTTAAGTTTGGCGCCACTTTCTTAAGTGGCTCTTTCCCGCCAGATATTGGTGACTTGTTGAATCTTGAAATTCTGGTTTTGGACAATAATGCCTTTGCACCACAGAGCATCCCGTCAAGCTTTACTCAATTGAAGAAACTGAGGAATCTATGGATCAAAAATTCCAATTTGGTTGGAGAAATTCCTGAGAATATCGGTAACATGACAGCTTTGGAATTCTTGGCTTTATCTGGAAATAGTTTGAGCGGTAGCATTCCAAGCAACTTGTTTCTGCTTAAGAATTTGACAAAAGTTTACCTATACGTAAACAAATTGTCAGGTCCTATTCCTCAGTCAATTGAGGCCTTGAACTTGTATTGGATTGATTTTTCCAATAACACCTTAACCGGCAAAATCCCTGAAGACTTTGGGAAGCTGAAAAAATTGGAGGGGTTGGTTCTGTTCAAGAATCAATTGTCGGGCGAAATACCAGAGAGCATAGGTAGATTACCAGCATTGTGGGATGTGAGGCTGTTCACCAACAATCTGTCAGGTGTAATTCCAGCAGACTTTGGTAAACATTCGAAGCTGCAAACTTTTGATGTTTCCACAAACAATCTTGTGGGATCATTGCCAGAGGGGCTGTGTGATAACAAGGTGCTTTCTAGCATCATTGCTTTTAACAACAATCTTACAGGTGAGCTTCCAAAGTCTCTTGGGGATTGTCAAACCATGGGAAGTGTTCTAGTTGAAAAGAACCAACTTTCAGGTACAATTCCTGATGGTTTGTGGGCAGCTAGAAATCTGTCAAGGTTCTTGATTAGTGATAACTTGTTTACTGGTGAGCTTCCACAAAAGATTGCATCGAATGTGTCTCTAGTGGATATTAGCAACAATCAATTTTCAGGTGAAATCCCTGCTGGAGTTTCTTCTTGGAATAATGTTGTTAACTTCAAGGCAAGCAATAATCTCTTTACCGGTGAAATCCCTCAAGAACTGACGGCGCTGCAACAGTTATCGGTTCTTTGGTTAGATGGGAATCAGCTTTCTGGGAATTTCCCATCAGAAATTATCTCATGGAAGTCACTGACCTCCTTGAAATGCAGCAGGAATCAACTGTCTGGTGAAATCCCTTCACCACTTGGTCTTTTGCCAAATCTTAATGAGTTGGACCTGTCTGGAAACCAACTTTCTGGGGAAATTCCTTCCGCAATAGGGCATTTGAGGCTAACTTCACTAAACCTGTCTTCAAATCATCTCACTGGGAGAATCCCAGGTGAGCTTGAAAATGCAGCTTTTGATAAGAGCTTCTTGAATAATCCTGGTCTTTGTGCAACCACCCCTTCATTTGGCCTCAGTATCTGCAAGCTGAATACCAAGAAATTGGATAGTGATTTAGTCAGAGTTATAGCTATTCTTGGAAGCATAGCAGCAGCCTTGTTTCTAGCAGCCATTCTCTTTGTGGTCTTTGTTTcaagaaagaaaatggaaataaaacAAGGACTAGTCCCAAATTGGAAGCTTACACCATTCCATAGGCTAAGCTTCACAGAATCAAACATTCTGCCAAATTTAATAGAAGACAATGTGATTGGCAGTGGGGGTTCAGGGGAAGTTTACCTGGTACCCTTACATCATACAGGTGAAAAATTTGCTGTTAAGAGGATTTGGAATTGCAAGAAGTTGGATCAACAGCTTGAGAAGGAGTTTCAAGCAGAAGTGCATATACTTGGAACAATTCGCCACTCAAACATAGTGAAACTCCTGTGTGGAATCTCTAGTGAAGAATCTGAGCTTCTTGTCTATGAGTTCTTAGAAAATCGCAGCTTGGATTTATGGCTCCACCCAAAGAGAAGATCATATGTTGCATGCCCACCTCATCACCAAGTCCTGCAATGGCCAACCAGGCTGCACATTGCCATTGGGGCAGCTGAGGGGCTCTGCTATATGCATAACAACTGCTCCCCACCCATTGTTCATAGAGATGTGAAATCAAGCAACGTGCTTTTAGACTCTGAGTTCAAGGCTAAAATTGCAGACTTTGGTCTAGCAAGAATGTTGATCAAGCCTGGAGAAGCTAACACAGTCTCAACAGTGGCTGGCTCTTTTGGCTACATAGCTCCAG agTATGCACACACAGCAAAAGTGAACGAGAAGACTGATGTGTACAGCTTTGGGGTGATCCTTTTGGAGCTTGTTACCGGAAGGGAACCCAATGATGGTGGCACTGCAGAGTTGTGCCTGGCTGATTGGGCGTTCAAACACGTCCAAGAAGGAAAACCCATAGCTGATGCACTAGATGCAGGTATCAAGAAGCCACAGTACTTAGATGAGATGCAATCTGTGTTCAAACTCGGCATCATCTGTACTAGCAAACTTCCTTCCACAAGACCTACCATGAAAGAGGTCCTGAAAATCCTGCATTGCAACCATCATTCTTGCATTGTTTCACCACTCCTTAAATATTCAGGGAGTGAGAGGACCTCAGAgagtgaagatgatgatgaatcTAAGTCCATGGTGTGA